One genomic region from Arthrobacter sp. YN encodes:
- a CDS encoding ATP-grasp domain-containing protein — protein MNSKIIVALEAMTVNLDLLDAAVRRRGHHLVVLAGEPSMYLPDGQEVDLRQCDTSNEAAVRATIDELSGELIGLLSPTDTWGIQAVALCEELGLPHLTSSAKLEKLRDKQWVRRTTDTALGRSHDRSPESPHILKPRKGTGSQNIELFPSLGALHEFIENQGLNLDEWVIEPYFMGPVFSAETYTRNGETTLLGVTNRIMSPEPLFVELVKTFPHLHGTPWEADAGAWVREVLRSVEFEDGFAHIEFCETRNGLELIEINARMPGALIGPAIEQTTGIDIYDILIADALGEEPTPIIRNIQGGHSHVSVYAENVGTLTAIEGAESLSDLPGDVGWLPAKAIGARITHVGDYKSRIGNIFATAVEPSLAQDYVMAASRLLKVTVSGD, from the coding sequence ATGAATTCTAAAATTATCGTTGCCCTCGAGGCGATGACGGTCAACCTGGACCTCCTTGACGCTGCGGTCAGGCGGCGCGGACACCATCTCGTAGTACTCGCAGGGGAGCCATCCATGTACCTGCCTGATGGTCAGGAGGTCGACCTGCGCCAATGCGATACCTCAAACGAAGCAGCAGTCCGGGCGACGATTGACGAGTTGAGCGGCGAACTGATCGGCTTGCTGAGCCCCACCGACACCTGGGGGATCCAGGCCGTCGCATTGTGCGAGGAACTCGGCCTGCCCCACTTGACCTCCTCAGCCAAGCTCGAAAAGCTTCGAGACAAGCAATGGGTCCGACGGACTACAGATACAGCCTTGGGCAGGAGTCACGACCGGTCACCGGAGTCCCCGCACATCCTGAAGCCACGGAAAGGGACCGGGTCTCAGAACATCGAGTTGTTCCCAAGTCTTGGTGCACTTCACGAGTTCATCGAGAACCAAGGACTCAACCTCGATGAGTGGGTGATCGAGCCATACTTCATGGGACCAGTCTTCAGCGCTGAAACCTATACCCGCAATGGTGAAACTACCCTCCTCGGAGTAACCAATCGGATCATGTCGCCCGAACCTCTCTTCGTTGAACTGGTCAAGACGTTCCCGCACCTCCACGGAACACCCTGGGAAGCCGACGCTGGGGCCTGGGTCAGGGAGGTTCTCCGGAGCGTTGAATTCGAGGACGGGTTCGCACATATCGAGTTCTGTGAAACCCGAAACGGGCTGGAGCTCATCGAGATCAACGCCCGGATGCCCGGCGCACTCATTGGCCCAGCCATTGAGCAGACAACAGGCATCGACATCTACGACATCCTGATCGCCGATGCCCTAGGCGAAGAACCAACCCCGATTATTCGAAACATACAAGGCGGCCATTCTCACGTCAGTGTCTACGCGGAGAACGTCGGAACCCTCACCGCCATCGAGGGGGCAGAAAGCCTTAGCGATTTGCCCGGTGATGTCGGATGGCTGCCTGCAAAGGCCATTGGGGCACGAATCACTCATGTGGGGGACTACAAGTCGAGGATCGGCAATATCTTTGCGACCGCGGTTGAACCGAGTCTCGCACAGGATTATGTGATGGCCGCCAGTCGTCTCCTTAAGGTCACGGTGTCCGGTGACTAG
- a CDS encoding GHMP family kinase ATP-binding protein: MFQGKADSFLQERKASVHPEVEVLAIGACSGSVGELWQGPAWSGSADEVALVTLHGPNQSIAYASNAPDASGDLERAAEDHLRIQAEQFFYEVTAVPSKGIGLRYLSDIPRGKGMASSTADIVAVIRCLAKLHGMPPSDELIREILRRIERSDPIFHNYHSVYFSGLQREYRRFATRIGFYAYWSFENQDTDTKRFDRSLLLDAYSLYREEYRVSLTNLIDAMDTGNASAVAAESTVSARLAQSYLPSATVGNLLENYQSLGALGVLRGHTGTVAGLLFSERPSPELAVSIKRIFSLNSMEPYEGNVGLC; encoded by the coding sequence TTGTTTCAAGGCAAGGCTGATTCCTTCCTGCAGGAACGGAAGGCATCCGTTCACCCGGAGGTTGAAGTCCTGGCCATCGGGGCGTGCTCCGGATCCGTAGGGGAACTGTGGCAGGGCCCAGCCTGGTCGGGCAGCGCAGACGAAGTCGCGTTGGTCACCCTGCACGGCCCCAACCAAAGCATCGCCTACGCGAGTAACGCTCCCGATGCGTCCGGAGACCTTGAGCGCGCCGCCGAAGACCACCTCCGCATCCAGGCCGAGCAGTTCTTCTATGAGGTTACGGCGGTGCCCAGCAAGGGAATTGGGTTGCGGTACTTGAGCGACATACCTCGCGGGAAGGGCATGGCGAGTTCCACCGCGGACATTGTTGCTGTGATCAGATGCTTGGCCAAGCTCCACGGGATGCCGCCGTCCGACGAATTGATCCGCGAAATTTTGCGGCGGATTGAGCGTTCCGACCCGATATTTCACAACTATCACTCGGTGTACTTCAGCGGCCTTCAACGGGAGTACCGACGGTTCGCGACTCGGATCGGGTTCTACGCCTATTGGAGCTTCGAAAATCAGGACACCGATACCAAACGCTTTGACCGGAGCCTGCTGTTGGACGCGTACAGCCTGTACCGAGAGGAGTACCGAGTCTCCCTGACCAATCTTATCGACGCCATGGACACCGGGAACGCTTCCGCTGTGGCGGCCGAATCGACAGTAAGTGCCCGGCTGGCTCAAAGCTATCTGCCCTCGGCGACGGTCGGGAACCTGCTGGAGAACTACCAGTCACTGGGGGCGTTGGGCGTCCTTCGTGGCCATACAGGAACTGTTGCCGGACTGCTCTTTAGCGAGCGTCCAAGCCCGGAGCTCGCGGTGTCAATCAAGAGAATATTCTCCCTGAACTCCATGGAACCTTACGAAGGAAACGTTGGACTATGCTGA
- a CDS encoding helix-turn-helix transcriptional regulator, whose protein sequence is MSNLSELGEFLRVRRAALQPEDVGLLNYGIRRVPGLRREELAMLAGVSNTYYTRLEQGLSNNASEAVIDAIARALNLNTDERAHLFNLARPGTTKRRTLTKPDKVRPGTLRLIQSMSNTPAVVLGRRSEVLAWNRIGHRLVAGHLDFASPETPSARPNMTKLLFLDRHTRELYTRWLEEATRAVSSLRLVAGRSTDDPELASLVGALTMNSEEFANLWARHPVENCMSGLKYMHHPEVGDLELNFEVLTPPDESGHRILMYTADPGTPAAEALQLLTSSDTAVVSEAQHVPAK, encoded by the coding sequence ATGAGTAATCTAAGTGAACTTGGGGAGTTCCTTCGCGTCCGAAGAGCTGCCTTACAGCCAGAGGACGTCGGCCTTCTCAACTACGGCATCCGCCGTGTACCGGGCCTACGCCGGGAAGAGCTCGCCATGCTCGCCGGCGTTAGCAACACCTACTACACCCGTCTGGAGCAGGGCCTCAGCAACAATGCCTCAGAGGCGGTCATCGATGCCATCGCCCGGGCCCTGAACCTCAATACGGACGAGCGCGCGCACCTGTTCAACCTTGCCCGGCCCGGCACGACCAAACGGCGGACGCTGACTAAGCCCGACAAGGTAAGGCCGGGTACCCTGCGATTGATCCAGTCAATGTCCAACACACCCGCCGTCGTGTTGGGGCGCCGCAGCGAAGTGCTGGCCTGGAACCGGATCGGTCATCGGCTTGTTGCTGGTCATCTGGATTTCGCTTCCCCGGAAACGCCTTCGGCGCGGCCTAACATGACGAAGCTGTTGTTCCTGGACCGTCACACCCGTGAGCTGTACACGCGATGGCTTGAGGAGGCCACACGCGCGGTGTCCTCGCTACGTCTGGTCGCGGGACGCTCCACCGACGACCCGGAACTCGCTTCGCTGGTCGGTGCGCTGACCATGAACAGCGAGGAGTTCGCTAATCTATGGGCGCGGCACCCGGTAGAGAACTGCATGTCGGGGCTGAAGTACATGCACCACCCGGAGGTGGGCGATCTTGAGCTGAACTTCGAGGTCCTAACTCCGCCCGATGAATCCGGCCACCGGATCCTCATGTACACCGCTGACCCTGGGACTCCAGCGGCCGAAGCACTGCAGCTGCTGACGTCCAGCGACACGGCAGTGGTCAGCGAAGCTCAACACGTCCCAGCCAAGTAG
- a CDS encoding pyridoxal-phosphate dependent enzyme, translating to MLTHPADFLAKPSLLTVRPGFHILRFESMKVASALTTVRKLLAEGRVDKNSILVDSSSGIYAVALAMAAHKFGLRCKIFASTTVDTVTQAQLKSLGADVESVPPSASLKLDQGERVRRVQAYIAATDDAYWMRQYHDPLHYDGYAEIAGGLELPEHPEVLHLIGSVGSGASTKGLSLGLEQQHSVITHGIQPFGSVTFSSEHVNDPDMIIAGIGSAIHFDNVDRELYQSIDWLSFGLAATATARMYQQIGLFAGLSSGCAYMVADKMIYPHLNDGESLIMIAPDTGHRYAQAILPYLTNPEIQYDELTPLSVRRRDDLELPWSRLDRTQVSMKDWNEF from the coding sequence ATGCTGACCCACCCCGCAGATTTCCTTGCAAAACCATCGCTCCTTACGGTCCGGCCCGGCTTCCACATCTTGCGGTTCGAATCGATGAAGGTGGCTTCCGCCCTCACAACCGTTCGTAAGCTGCTGGCCGAGGGCCGTGTGGATAAGAACTCGATCCTGGTCGACAGTTCAAGCGGGATCTATGCCGTGGCCCTGGCCATGGCAGCGCATAAGTTTGGGCTTCGATGCAAGATTTTCGCTTCAACCACGGTCGATACGGTTACTCAGGCACAACTGAAGTCCCTCGGCGCAGACGTTGAAAGTGTGCCACCGTCGGCATCCTTGAAGCTCGATCAGGGCGAGCGGGTTCGGCGCGTGCAGGCCTATATCGCGGCCACTGACGATGCCTACTGGATGAGGCAATATCATGATCCTCTTCACTACGACGGGTATGCAGAGATTGCCGGGGGCCTGGAGCTTCCTGAACATCCGGAGGTTCTCCACTTGATCGGGAGTGTCGGCTCAGGAGCCTCAACAAAAGGTCTCTCACTTGGTCTTGAGCAACAGCACAGTGTCATCACGCACGGCATTCAACCGTTCGGATCTGTCACCTTCTCATCCGAACACGTCAACGATCCCGACATGATCATCGCCGGCATCGGCAGCGCAATTCACTTCGACAACGTGGACCGGGAGCTCTACCAGTCCATTGATTGGCTTAGTTTCGGGCTGGCGGCAACGGCAACTGCACGGATGTACCAGCAGATAGGACTGTTCGCCGGCCTGTCTTCTGGCTGCGCCTACATGGTCGCCGACAAAATGATCTACCCGCATCTGAACGACGGCGAATCGTTGATCATGATCGCACCCGATACGGGCCACAGGTACGCACAAGCCATTTTGCCGTATCTAACGAATCCAGAGATTCAATACGACGAACTGACGCCCCTGTCTGTGCGGCGCCGTGACGATTTGGAACTGCCGTGGAGCCGACTTGATCGGACCCAAGTGTCTATGAAGGATTGGAATGAATTCTAA
- a CDS encoding MFS transporter, which translates to MTGRQRLALNVLLAASFTLAVDFSILNVALPAIGTDVGFSLENLQWIATSFALCAAGLTLLFGRVADIAGRRKMFIIGMALLGAASLAGGLAADPALLLIARVGQGVATAIVVPAALSLLLASFPEGPLRDKALGLNGSLMAAGFTTGAILGGLLTDLLSWRWAFFINVPVAIAVLVIAPIVLAESKPTTKLKLDVPGAVTVTLGLLALVFGLTNAAEHSWTNPLTLGSLAAAVVLFVAFVAVERRASSPLVPLEILKRSTVAWGNIAGILAFVTETSLVFLLTLYLQQVLGYTPLGAGLAFAVLGLGTVLGGVLGPKVIGKIGNKKAIVYGFIVQAIATGALVLLSADPASIGLLLVATFIGGVANLVVIVGFMVTATSGLPDEEQGLATGLATMSQQIGITMGIPIMSAIFTAQILSIGNNEVPAVLSGVTTAIWVNAGLCLLTAVVVGLFLRKPAMAAN; encoded by the coding sequence ATGACGGGCCGGCAGCGGCTGGCCCTCAATGTCCTGCTCGCAGCGAGTTTTACCCTCGCTGTTGACTTCTCCATCCTCAACGTAGCCCTCCCGGCCATCGGCACCGATGTTGGCTTCAGCTTGGAGAACCTTCAGTGGATTGCGACGTCATTCGCACTGTGCGCAGCGGGCCTGACGCTGCTGTTCGGACGTGTCGCCGATATAGCCGGGCGCCGCAAGATGTTCATCATCGGCATGGCCCTCCTCGGCGCGGCGTCGCTTGCCGGCGGATTGGCTGCCGACCCGGCCTTGTTGCTTATTGCTCGCGTGGGACAAGGAGTCGCGACGGCCATTGTCGTTCCCGCTGCCCTGTCCCTGCTGCTGGCATCCTTCCCGGAAGGCCCGTTGCGCGATAAGGCACTGGGCCTCAATGGATCACTGATGGCCGCAGGCTTTACGACCGGCGCTATCCTCGGCGGACTCCTGACAGACCTGCTGAGCTGGCGGTGGGCGTTCTTCATCAACGTGCCTGTTGCCATCGCAGTACTGGTTATCGCTCCCATCGTCCTTGCCGAGAGCAAGCCCACCACGAAGTTGAAGCTGGACGTTCCGGGTGCCGTCACCGTTACCCTCGGCCTTCTGGCACTTGTCTTCGGTTTGACGAACGCCGCCGAGCATTCCTGGACCAATCCGCTGACTCTGGGCTCCCTCGCGGCAGCCGTTGTGCTCTTTGTTGCCTTTGTGGCGGTCGAACGCCGGGCAAGCTCGCCGCTGGTACCGCTGGAGATCTTGAAGCGCTCCACCGTCGCCTGGGGCAACATCGCCGGCATCCTGGCATTCGTCACTGAAACGTCCCTGGTGTTCTTGCTGACGCTTTACCTGCAGCAGGTTCTCGGCTACACCCCGCTCGGTGCTGGATTGGCCTTCGCAGTCCTTGGTCTCGGCACAGTACTCGGTGGCGTCCTCGGACCCAAGGTGATCGGAAAGATCGGCAACAAGAAAGCCATCGTCTACGGATTCATAGTCCAAGCCATTGCGACCGGCGCCCTCGTCCTACTCAGCGCAGACCCCGCATCCATCGGTCTGCTGCTGGTCGCCACTTTCATTGGTGGTGTAGCCAACCTTGTCGTCATCGTCGGATTCATGGTCACCGCTACCTCCGGGCTGCCCGATGAAGAACAAGGCCTGGCCACAGGGCTGGCAACCATGAGCCAGCAGATCGGCATCACCATGGGCATCCCCATCATGAGTGCCATCTTCACAGCCCAAATCCTCAGCATCGGGAACAACGAGGTCCCGGCCGTCCTCAGCGGTGTCACAACCGCCATCTGGGTCAACGCGGGCCTTTGCCTGCTCACCGCAGTGGTTGTGGGCCTGTTCCTGCGCAAGCCCGCGATGGCCGCCAACTAA